TTGGGTCATCCAGCAGGGCCACCAGAAACTGCCACAGCTGCAAGGCGCCCCGGCGCTGGTAGGGTGGCCCCTCTCGGAATGCACCAATCCCTTCCTGCTTGACGTCTCCTGGGGAACACAGGAAATAGGAGGTGTGGGGATTGGGCCTTCTGGACACCACATATCAATCCTGTGTTCTTGTTGGGAACCCCTTCCCCTCTGGCTCCTTTCTCACGTGCCCCTCCCTCTCTAATGATGGAATGTAATGTGATTCCTGGGGGAAACATTCAGAGTACAAGGTTAAGACCCTGACCCTCCTATGAACAGTCACTTCTCTGACCTTCAAATTTCTCAGGGACGACGCAGACATCATCTGGGAACGGTCGCAGAGGTTTCTCATAGCCATAGCCTTGTGGAAGAAGTTGGGGGTCATTCAGATCTGGGTGACTCACTGATATGAGAccccagagtccagagggacTCCTGGCCAAGGAGACCCTCCTCTCCCCCAGCAGGGTTTCCCTCCCCCAGTTTGGAAGGCTTGGTAAGGAAAGGGGGGGCTGCCTTACCCATGGCCCCATCACCTGGGGAGGGCCCGGAGAAGCCCTCTGTGTGAAGATACATTGATGTACACCCAGGGACATCTGGCGGGGGAAGAGAGGTGACGTTATAGGTGGCTggtcccacacacacacattcaagaAGTTCTTCCTGCCATCCTGCGTTCCAGAGACTTTTCTTTTCTCAGCTGCCTGCCCACCGCCAAATCCCAGGGGAAGTTCACCCAGAGGGAGTAGAGGCTTGAGCTCCTTGGCTTGAGAGCTTGGGCAGAGGGCAGGGATGGCAGCAGCTGGGACTGGCAAAGCTGTTCACTAGGCCCTAGATGCCAGGGAGCAGCTGTTTCCTGAGtgaagggggaggagggaggtgagAGATGAACCTCCGGGGAAGAGGTTCAGTGTCCATGCCTAAGACTCTCTTGGAATGGGCAAATGTCCGGTCAGCAGGTCAGGTTCCCAGccctgtgtgcgtgcatgtgtgtgagagggagggagagggagatgaAGCGCCCGCATACGTCTGAGGAAGATAGTGGACATCGGGCTGCGTCTTTCCAGGTCTGACAGCAGAGCACATTCCACTCCATGGGCTTGAAACCTTCCCACTCCTCCTCGAGAGGCGGTAGTGTGAACCACCCCTCCAAGTTCCAACCGGGTCTGGCCCTCCCCGCTCCACTCCCACCTATGAATGAGGAGATGCTGAAACCCGACACCTtggggaggaggtgggagggtggGCTCATTcaagcctccattttgtgaatggaATTCCTGACTCCATTCAGAGGAAGCcgagggggaggggcaggagtTCAAGGGCACGTAACTCAATCCCCTCTGGTGTACAGCCTTTGAAGGTCAGTGGCAAGAAggtctccctcccccaccctccatcCCGCTGCCTGGCCGGGCTCGGGCGGCTGTGTGGGCTTTGAGGGGAGCAGCACCCTTCTGGCCCCTTCGGTCTCAGGGTTGGCTGCTTGTCTCCGCTCCCCCTGAAAGCCCGAGGGCACCAGGAAAAGGGAGAATCTCAAACTCTAGCCAACTCTGAGCCAACTCTAATCTctggatttatttttctaatgcaGGTTTGTAGATAAACTCAGGTTTGGGGCTGGTAACAATGTAACAGAAGCCAGGAGGAAGGAACAGGGGGTTTTCTGGGCGCTTCCTAAATGAGAATGACCTTTGCACTTGGGGCTTTGAATGCTAAGCTATTTATGAACCTGGCTGAGTGTGTCTCCCTCCTGTCAACAGCCAGGTGGAACTAGCATTTAAAGCAGTCCCTCCATCCAGCCTGACTTCCGGTCCCCAGCTCTGGCCAGGAGGGAGGGTCACCCATCAACCCGGAGGCTCAGACAGGATGTGGAAACCACCTGTTAATCCTAGCTTCCTACTGGGAACTTTGAGCCTGGCTAGTTTGTTGCTCATGTTTCTTTGCATTCAAATCCCTTTGTATTTTTAAGCTTCTGTGGGGACAGGCACTAGTGACACATCCTGTTCGTCTTTGTATCCTCCAGTTCCCAAACGCCCATGCTCTGGCacagcactctggttgtatttaaCCCCAAATGCCTGTTAAAACAGAAATCAGTGCTTTCGCTTTTCCTAAAGAACCTGAGGGCTAGGCTttacaaccactgatctttttctcTGAATAAATGTTGGATGGTAGAAAATCGATAATTCTTTTGAATCTACGAAAAAAAGTGAGTGGATGGGTAGGTGGGTTGGATGTATGAACTGGTAAATAGATGGCTGGGAAGGTAAAAAACTTGTGAgcagagaaactaatttgctctgtaagccttcatctaaagcaccatAAAAGTCAATGaagaaaaggattaaaaaaaaagaataaaagtgaaaatattaaacaaacaaacttgtgggcagacgttctggctttaaCTTAAGTGCTCATTAGATCATGTGCCACCCCCGCCGGCCATCCCGAAAAATACCCCTCTGCCTTTTCCCGCAGAGTCTCTTACCTGAGTCATAGGCGAAGTCTGTCTGCTCCTGTTTGATCACCACCCCCGCCCCTGGGTACCTGTGCCCACTGACCCCACCAGGGCCTACTGCCGGCTGACCCGCCTGCTCATACAGGGGGTCGTGATATTCCTGCTTGAAGCTCTGCTGTGGGTAGGGCAGGCAAGGCTCTGACAGCTGGTGTTGGTAGGGGGCTGGGAGGGGCTCCCGGCCCCCTCCCTGAGAGGACGTGAAGGAGTGGCAAATGTCCGAGGGATGCTGGAAGATGGAGCTGGATGTGGTTCGATggagagggaagagaagagaatctTGAATCAACCCCTCCTCTTGCCTGCCACTCCCAGAGCTTGCAGGGTGGGCTCTGGAAGGGGACTAGGGGGCAGTCAgtatcccttcctccttccttccctcctcccaggTGTCAGTGGGCAGGTGGAGAGCACTCAGGGATTGAGGACCAAATGGTGAGACCTGGGCCCACAGGTGCAGAGGGTCTCCTTACCTGTGCTCCCTGAGGTACCCATGGCCAgcagggtggggctgggaggggcCAGAGGACCTTAGGAAACTCTGTTGTTCTGCCCGGGGAAAGGGCTGTAGGGGCGACTGTCCAGGGGCACCAGGGGCGGGGGACTTGATGGCGATTTGTCTGGAGGGATCATAGGCACTGGAGTTGGTGGGGGGAGATAGGGGTGAGGGGTCAGAGAAGCTGGCTGAGCATCTCTGAGCCCTCCCTCCCCAGGGGAAGTGTGCTCACAGGGATTCCGGGAAAGGAGGGGCAGAGGGGGCTGGGAGAAGCAGCGTGAGCCACAGAGTCCATCCCAAGTGACTGCTTTCTCCTCTCATCAAATAAACTGGGATTTTTCTTGAGAacacctctccccaccccagagCAACTAGGTTGGCTGGGACATCAGGTCTCTTAGGTGGCAACAGACTCTGCCCTGGCCTTACAGGTATCCCTTGAGTCCCCCTGCTGTACTGTCCACCCAGACTTCTCAGAGGAAACACTTGGCTGTATTGCTCCCTCTtacagcagtttggaaactgTTTTTGTTGTCTCCATGCATTTAACTGCTTCCAATGCTCACAGGTACCTCCCTGCTTCCCACCATCCTGACACCCTTCCAGTATCCTTCCCCAGGGCCCGGCTGGGGCTTACCTGGAGTAAAGGCACTGCTCGCCGTGGCGGTAGGGGAGTGGTGGCTTCCTGCTGCAGGACAGGGCCGGGTCTGTGCGGGGACTCTGGGGCTCCTTCTTGATCCTGGTGGTGGGGCTGTGGAAAGCTACTGCAGTGGTAGGAGTGGGGGTGGCAGAGCAAGATCAGACAGTCACAGAAGAGGCAGGCAGGGCTTTCTGGCACCTCTGCTCATTGAGGACCAGCTGGGTGATTGGGTCTCAGTTTTATAAGATCTGTACCAGTTGCCCTCGAGCTGATCCCAACTCTttataaccccatgtgtgtcagagtagaattgtgctccacagggttttcaatggctaatttttcagaagcagatctcccggcctttcttctgaggtgcctctgggtgcgctcaaacctctaaccttcagttagcagctgagtgttaaccGCATTACCCAGGGACCCCCTAAGATCTATAGTCATACACTGTTGAGAAGAGTTTGGCTATTTACATTATGCCTAGTTTTACACCCCAGTCTAATGTCCAATATTAGCCAAAGAAACGTCTAAAGTTCAACCGTTAATGCAATCCCAAACCCTGGAAAACACCTTCTTgtaagcgagcacctccagcctAAGACCTGTGGTTTTCCTGAGTGCCCTGGAAAATTCCAAGGGAGGGTGATGTTTTTTTATTTGAGGTTATAAAGGATCTTTCTTTTTCTGGTTAAGGTTGGATATTAGCCCACTTGAATGTCAGCTGAATGGCATTATACACATGCTCCTAATTACCTGGGAGGAACATTAGCCTTTCTCGTGACCCCTGCTGGGTCCTCCAACTCTAGCCATCAGGCTGAGCAGCAAAGAGTTGGCTCCAAACTGGGTGAGTGCTGTGTGCGATGATGTGTGCTTTCTTCGATCTCATTGGTGAAGATATTTGAGGGCGAAGTATCTTGCATGAAagcagggcttcttttttttttttttctaaattttacttattttgttgctgagaatatacacagcaaaatatacaccaattcagcagactctacatatacaatttagtgacactgattacattctttgagttgtgcaaccattctcgccttccttttctgagttgttcctccctcactaacataaactcactgccccctaggttTCCATTCTAATCTTCccagttgctcttgtcaatttgatcctatatagatagttcttaaaagagcataatgctcaatgcagtttttttgtgtttttttttttttactagttgagctaaactactgttcagttttgagaggacttcaggggatatttttggtttaaggaaacagtggcactactgacatttggaccagataattttttgttgtgggaggTTGGCAGCACCcctggtctctattcaccagaTGCCAGTGGCAGCACCCCCCAACCCAGGTTCTGACAACCAAGAAGATCTATAGACATTGTCAAGTGTCTCCTGAGGGGCAAAATCGCCCCCAGTTGCAGGAAAGCAAATTAGAACATTAGAATTGGAGCCTGCTGAACTGGTCCAAGCCCCTCATTTCAGAGATAAGGAAATGAGGATCAGAGAGATAAGTGTCTACTCTAAGGTTACACAGGTAGAATGGGGCAGCCCTCAGATTTGAACGAAGGTCTTCATCTCCCAGTTATTACCTGGGTCTTTGAGTCCAAACGAAGAATGGGGAACCCTGCCCTTCACCCTTTTCTTTAGGAAAGAACAAGTTGATCTCTGTGATTCTCTATCCCTAGGACTCatttcctgccccccccccccatccaGAGCCCTCTACTCACAGTTTTCTGAATGGAAATCGGGAACAAACTGCTCATCGCTGTCTGGTACCTGAGCTGCAGAGAAAAGTCAGAGGTGAGTCTAGGGGTGGGGGGCCTGGAGAAGGCCCCTGGGTGACACTATTATCACAGCCCTGCAGATTTGCACCAGCCCAGAAGGGGAGGAGAGTCTGAAGGCAACTCTACCCCAGGTCCTAGTGCCCTCCATCTCTGGGCCCCACTGAGaccctggagggaaggcacaCAGAGCCTGCTCATTCCCAGAACCTGTCTGAGCAGATTCCAGAGTCTTTTCCTGGATGCTTTGTCTTTATTCCCTCCATTTTTCTGAAGTGGAGACAGCCCCACCCATCAGAGCTTCCAAGCTCCCTCAAAGCTCACAGCAGAGTCACATCTGGGATGGGCAGAAGTTAGGAGGAATGAAAGCCTATGGACTTGGAATCACATGGGGAGATTCAGAATCTGGgttgggcccaggaatctgcattttaaacaacCTCCCAAGTGAATTTGAGTTGGGGAGGTTATGGATATGAATGGAGGGAAGGGGAATGGAGAGGTGAAAAGAGGATGACAGTGGGAGAGGGGAGTACTGCAGGGGCTTGGGGACACTCAGAGGTCATGGTGCCTCATCTCTTTGATGTgctgctgggggaggggagagcttTCCAAGCTTGACGGTCTGAGGAGTGCTCCCAGGGTGCCAGGGTGGGTGGAGCTGGGTTTTCGGATTATGCAGAAAGGCTAAAATAAAACAGCAGCTCATCCATGGCCTCTGACCCAGGCATCCCCACTCTGATTTCTAATTCTTCTACTGGGTTCCCAAAAGTTAGGTTTCTCAGGTAGATGGATACCCAGCCAAGTACCTCCCATGACTCTAGTGTTGTTGCCCATTTTTTGTCCCTTTCTCAAGAATAAATAGATTGTAGCAGGAAGGGGAAGGGCAGACATCAATAAGAACTTCCTGATAGTCCAGGAAAAGGGTGGCTCTAAGGTGTGATAATGGAACCTGGATCCCAAGGAGACTGCTCTCAGATTGGATAATGGGGAAACTGATGGATAAAATGACCGGTGACTTTAGAATGGCTGGTGAGGGTAAGGAGTAGATGGCTGAGGCATAGCTCCACACCCCTAGCCTATATAACCACACACCCCATCTTTCCTGTGTCCACACTAGGCCAGGCCACCATGGTTTCTTACTTAGATTCCAGCCACGGCCTTTTATTGGAACTTCCTCCTTCCACATAGCTGTCAGGATgatcttttaaaaacagaaatcaaatcacTTCTCTCTCTTGCTTAAAGCACTCCAGTGGCCACCTGCTGCATCTAGAATGAAATCTGAACTCTCCCCACTTGGCCTCCAAGACCTCGCATGATCTGGCCTGGCTTACCTCTCCAAcctcctctcctgcctcctcGCCTGTCCCTCTTCAGCTGCCCTGGTCTCCTTCCTATTTCTCAAACATGCCTCACTCATTCCCTCTGCTGTCCATCATCCCAAgggctttgcctgttttttttctgGCCACCAAGGTCTTAGCTCGCTTGTCATCTCCTCAGGGGGCTTCTCTGGCCACCTAAACCAAAGTGCTCCCTCCTAGTTCTCTACCCcactcttttgttttgttttccctagCATGTATCACTACCTGAACTTACCTTACTTGTTCATCGTCCGTCTCCTGAGGGCAGGGGTTTACCTGTCTTGTTCCTCTCTGATTTCCCAGCACCCAGAACAGGGTCTGACCAGAGTAGACACTTAATGCATTATTTGTTGACTATGAGAATAATCATATAATCATCTCTGATCCTCAACCTGGCAGGAGCCAGCATGGTGGGTCTGGGAGCCAAAAGAGAAAAGTTCGTAATCCACCCAGCCCTTCCCTATACACTGGGTAACACGAGGAGGGGCAAGTCCTCTCCAGGGAAAGCCCATTTCCTTACAACAGACACTTTAGGGTGTGATAAGTTGCTTAGCAGGAGGATTCCTCACTAACTGGCTTTAAATATCAGAGGTGCCAAATACTTTTAAATACAGGTTTATAGATAGttgggtgtccctgggtggtacaaacagttaactaacgacctcagctgctaactgaaaggttggaggttcaagcccacccagacttTCTTCTCTGAAGAATGGCCtagtgatcaacttctgaaaaacgaaccattgaaaaccctatggagcacagttctactctgacacacatggggtcaccatgagttccgGTTGACTTGACAGCCATTGGTCTGGGATGGTTTACTTTTTGACAGAATGATTGGCGTCAAGGAGTTTAAGAATAAGGAACCATCAGCATCTAATGAGCTCATgaaaagtcagcaaaaaaaatcctagaatgaTCCAATAAATCAGTGGGATGCGATAACCCCCTGGCAAAAACAGACACCAACAGCCAGCACACATCTTTTTGGGAGCTCAAATAAGGCGCAAAGGCAACGATGCCCAAACTGGCCTGATTAAAGAATCACTCAGGAATTGTTAAAAATGCACATTCCCAGCCCCCTCCTCTGGATAATCTCATTCCACAGGCCCAGGTTGGGGCCCAggcatctgtatttttaacaagtgcCCCTTGTGGCCTTAATAGGCTTGTTTGGGAAACACTGGGTAAAGGGAGGGACTCAAAACCTGCTCAAGCTACCCAGAGATATTAGGCCCACGCTCATCCATGCTATGCCCTCTGCTCCATCAAATAGGTGGCACCCCTAGAGGTAGCAGGGATGAGGGTGATGGGAGCAGGGTGAGCAACACTTCCCTCCTTGCTACCTAGGTAAGGAGGGTCCCAAGGGCTGGGGAGGGGCAGAACTTGGGGGAGGCTGACGCACTCTGGATCCCCTCCTGGGACATCATTAACTGCCACTTTCCATTGAGATAATGGGCTGGGGGTAGCTCCTGCTGGCGTCACTGGCCAGTTCACATGACACCCAAAATtgacacccaaaaccaaaccgagAGCAGAGAGCCCCAGAGGTCACCTCTCCTTCCCACTCTCAGGCCCAGAGGCTTGACCAGAACCCTCACTCCCCAGAAGTCTCCAGAAGAAGACACCCCCAGCTCACCAATCACATCCCAAGAGGTGGCACCATCCTCTTCCCAGGGCCAGGAAGAAATCAGCTGAGGCAAAAATGGGCTGTGGCATGAACCCCAGTCCCTGCTCAGCCCCTCCCCAAAACAGTGGCCCTCCCCCAAAGGGGCAGGACAGGGCCTCAGCCGCCCAGAGACTGCCAAGGAGCATAGAAATAGGAACGGGAACACTGAGCCTTGCGTTCCTGGAGAGCAGGAGAATTTTTAATTACCATGTTTGGTCTTGAGTGCACACCACTCTATTTATTTGTTGACTTGGCTGAGTTTTGGCTGCCGATGTCAGTGTGCCAGGGTCTGTCCCCAACTCCATCCTGGCACTAAGGGAGAGTTGATCTGCCTGGGGAGATGGCAGATGAGTAAGGAGAGGATGGGACAAGTGCCAGCCAGCATgtccagaaagagagagagaaagtgtttCAGGGATTGTTTCTCAAACAGGGGGGCCAGTAGGAGAAGAGAAGGGGCTTAGGGGCCTCCCAAACTGGGCTCCAGAAGAACTGGGAGGTTAAAACAGCCAAGCAGCTAAGCCTACCACAGGTTAGCCACCTACACCAGACATGCCCCatcactttttctctttcttaggGTCCAATTATTGGGGAGGAGGCTTCTTAAGGTGTCTCCGGGTGGGGAGAGGGGGCAAGGTATTCTTGGAAGCTTCTGCTCCATTGTGTGACCACTGCCTTGTCTCTCACCcttaccccctcccccaccctggcAGCCTCTGTGCTGGAAGGAACCAGTTCTCTATCTATGGAGGGGGACATTTGTCCCAAGGAGCCTTCTGGAAGGGGAGGAgacagaaagatgtagaacaaggaATTGTAGCTAGAAAAGACTGGGGGAGGGGATTAACCCCATCTCTCCCTACAGACATGCTGCACGCAATTCACACAACACCCCAATTCCCTTACTCCCTTCTGGTGGTGATGCGGCAGCACACAGGTGAAACATGCCCTCCATGCACCCCCTTTGCACACAGGGTCTCCCTTCGGACCCACAAATATGATGAAGATGGAAAGCCAAAGGGCAAGGGGACTGGAGCCCTTGAAGGAGGGTCTGGAAGCAGTGATTCTTACCCTTTAGGGGAGCATGGACCCACCCCTTTGAGAATCCAATACAAGCTATGGATCACTCTCTTCCCAGAAaaatgcatggacctgtgtgcaTGGTGGACCCCCAACAGTTACACATGCAATAGCAGAGGGCTCAAGGGCCCCTGCAACTCATCTACCGAGCCTCTGGGAATCCAGACCCCATGTTATGGACCTCAGCCTCacacaaaggcccagagtcaatGTCCGTTATGCACCACAAAGTTATTGTCTCCTAGGGTTCCCAAGGGCTCCCAAGAAGCCCGGAGAGGAACACTTGACCAAAACCAGCACGTTGGTGACCACCATAACCGGCCGCATCGTGGGCTCAGCCTGCCTGAGCTTGGGTTTGCCTGCAACAGCCTGGTCCTTTCTCCAGCATCTCAGCAAATCCCAGGCACCCGGAAACCAGACACGCCCTCCTAGCCTCACTTCATCCCCCTCTGTTTAGAAAAACCCCAACCCCAAAGATGTCTGAGATGCCTCTACAAAACCCCACTCATGTCACCCCCAGGGCACTGGACTCTGAACCACAACCGCACCAGCAACTCTCTACACCAGTCCCTGGTCCAGCCTGTGTATCATCTGGACCCACTGCTTCTCTCCAAATTGGGGCAAACCAGCTTCTCAGGGCTTTAGGGAGAAATGAAGCCGCGGGAGGGAGATTGGGCTGCGGCCCCCATTCTGCCTGATGCGCCCCACCATTGGCAAGTTTCCAAAGCTAGTCCCTCCCTACCACCCCAAAGCTCCCCCTGGGCTGCAGGGGTCACTGACCTGGTGGGAAGAGGCAGGAGAGGAGGCTGGGGTGGTTCTGGGACGGTGCAGGGGGACAGGGCCCCGGCAGCTGCATCTGTCTCCGCAGAGAGAGCGAGAAGGAGCAAGCGGCCTCAGCATCCCCCCCTCAGGCCTGGCCATCCATCGCCAGCTGGGAACCTGAGCCGCTCCctcagagggaaggagagggaaccAAGGAGATCCCAGCTCCCCCCCTTGCCTTGCGATCCCCACCCCCGCCTCCCCACCCACTGGATTTAAATACACAGGGCCTCCTAGGGCAGCAgcatgtaacacacacacacacgcacacgcacactcacacacgcTGCCACAttgacacatacagacacacaatCTCTAGACTCCCACCCCCAAGGGGTGGGGCTTCCAAGGTAAAGAGATGAGAACACTTTCCTTCCCCTCCCATTCCAAACCCGGCACAAATGAAACAGCTGCTGCCAAAAAACCAACCTCTGAGGCCACCCCAGCTCCCAGCCCAGGGGGCTGCCCACCGTCGGGAGCGCAGGGACCTGCAGCTGATAGACGCAGCCTGGTGAGCCAGACAGAAGTCAGGCATTGGGAAAGGAAGTCTTTGAGGGGGAACATGGAAACTGACACCTCGGCGTTCTCAGCTCCAGCCTAGCTCCGGAACCTTGGGAGGAGGCTGGGCGGGCAGAGCACAGCCCTGCCTGCAGCTCAGAGCTAGGCACGCAGGGCTGGTagaattggggaagagctgcacgATGCCCCATGTCCCTCTAGCACCCACCCAGCCCAACCGCCGTAATTCCACAAAATGTCTTGAGTACCTTTTTTATGCTAAACAGTCAATTCTTTTCAACATAATTTTGGGATACTACAGTGACCAAGACAGACCAAGTCTCACTCCAAGGATATACCCAAGGGTCTATTCCTTCTACCCCAGACTCCTTATAGAGGGTTCCAAGAAGAGCTGGGTTTGTGAATAAAGAAATCCTCCAAGAAAGTTACCCAGGTGGAGGGATAAGAAGATCCTAAGGAATAGAAAAGCCTATTCTGGGTTCCTaatgttttggtttcttggttttctgCATTGAAATAAAGAGATCCTAAAATGGGAGTGTTAACTCTTTCCTCCCAGAGACTGTCTAAGCCACCATTTCACCTCCACCTGCAGCCCCACCAGCGACACTCTCAGGCCCCACCAACACACACCAAAGAACCCAACCTGGAGACCCCTAGAACACACTTTGCCACCCAGACAAGGCCCAGCCACTAACTCCACTCTAGTCAGCTTGTAGCTAAGCCCCCAACACACAGAAAGGGGGGAATTGGTGGGGGTGTGGAGGGGGTGGAGGTATTTGGGAAGGATGGAGGAGGGATAGTTACCATCAGAACTACAATCAAGGGTATCGGGGGAGCGAGCCCTGGGCCCTCTTACCAAAGTGCATTGgaaattaattatttaaatttttgttgttcttttggccTGGACAGTAAATTGTTTGGCGCTGGGGATTGGCGAAAGGGAAGCCAAGGGGGGAGGTATGGTGGAAATCAATGTTTTGGCAACTCCTGAAGATATGTAACAAATTAATTGCTCCCTCTCCccatctcccccccccccaccccaacactCCAACACACATCTTGGCCAGGCGGCTGCTGTCAAACAAACTTCGCAAACGAAAATTTCAACCAGGAA
The window above is part of the Elephas maximus indicus isolate mEleMax1 chromosome 19, mEleMax1 primary haplotype, whole genome shotgun sequence genome. Proteins encoded here:
- the ETV4 gene encoding ETS translocation variant 4 isoform X2, translated to MERRMKGGYLDQQVPYTFCSKSPGNGSLREALMVPQGKLMDPGSLPPPDSEDLFQDLSHFQETWLSEAQVPDSDEQFVPDFHSENLAFHSPTTRIKKEPQSPRTDPALSCSRKPPLPYRHGEQCLYSSAYDPSRQIAIKSPAPGAPGQSPLQPFPRAEQQSFLRSSGPSQPHPAGHGYLREHSSIFQHPSDICHSFTSSQGGGREPLPAPYQHQLSEPCLPYPQQSFKQEYHDPLYEQAGQPAVGPGGVSGHRYPGAGVVIKQEQTDFAYDSDVPGCTSMYLHTEGFSGPSPGYGYEKPLRPFPDDVCVVPEKFEGDVKQEGIGAFREGPPYQRRGALQLWQFLVALLDDPTNAHFIAWTGRGMEFKLIEPEEVARLWGIQKNRPAMNYDKLSRSLRYYYEKGIMQKVAGERYVYKFVCEPEALFSLAFPDNQRPALKAEFDRPVSEEDTVPLSHLDESPAYLPELTGPAQPFGPKGGYSY
- the ETV4 gene encoding ETS translocation variant 4 isoform X1; protein product: MERRMKGGYLDQQVPYTFCSKSPGNGSLREALMVPQGKLMDPGSLPPPDSEDLFQDLSHFQETWLSEAQVPDSDEQFVPDFHSENLAFHSPTTRIKKEPQSPRTDPALSCSRKPPLPYRHGEQCLYSSAYDPSRQIAIKSPAPGAPGQSPLQPFPRAEQQSFLRSSGPSQPHPAGHGYLREHSSIFQHPSDICHSFTSSQGGGREPLPAPYQHQLSEPCLPYPQQSFKQEYHDPLYEQAGQPAVGPGGVSGHRYPGAGVVIKQEQTDFAYDSDVPGCTSMYLHTEGFSGPSPGDGAMGYGYEKPLRPFPDDVCVVPEKFEGDVKQEGIGAFREGPPYQRRGALQLWQFLVALLDDPTNAHFIAWTGRGMEFKLIEPEEVARLWGIQKNRPAMNYDKLSRSLRYYYEKGIMQKVAGERYVYKFVCEPEALFSLAFPDNQRPALKAEFDRPVSEEDTVPLSHLDESPAYLPELTGPAQPFGPKGGYSY
- the ETV4 gene encoding ETS translocation variant 4 isoform X3, with amino-acid sequence MERRMKGGYLDQQVPYTFCSKSPGNGSLREALMVPQGKLMDPGSLPPPDSEDLFQDLSHFQETWLSEAQVPDSDEQFVPDFHSENLAFHSPTTRIKKEPQSPRTDPALSCSRKPPLPYRHGEQCLYSSAYDPSRQIAIKSPAPGAPGQSPLQPFPRAEQQSFLRSSGPSQPHPAGHGYLREHSSIFQHPSDICHSFTSSQGGGREPLPAPYQHQLSEPCLPYPQQSFKQEYHDPLYEQAGQPAVGPGGVSGHRYPGAGVVIKQEQTDFAYDSDVPGCTSMYLHTEGFSGPSPGDGAMGDVKQEGIGAFREGPPYQRRGALQLWQFLVALLDDPTNAHFIAWTGRGMEFKLIEPEEVARLWGIQKNRPAMNYDKLSRSLRYYYEKGIMQKVAGERYVYKFVCEPEALFSLAFPDNQRPALKAEFDRPVSEEDTVPLSHLDESPAYLPELTGPAQPFGPKGGYSY